A single window of Fundulus heteroclitus isolate FHET01 unplaced genomic scaffold, MU-UCD_Fhet_4.1 scaffold_41, whole genome shotgun sequence DNA harbors:
- the LOC118556311 gene encoding sodium/potassium-transporting ATPase subunit beta-2-like codes for MSGSKEEPRRASGDWCRFFWDPRTHELLGRTATSWGLILLFYLIFYLFLAGMFAFTMYIMLLTLDDYKPTWQDRLATPGMMIRPKGDQLEIRYSVADTESWDGFVQNLNTFLSVYNDSYQVQLNDDCPPDQYFIQEDSGEVRNNPKRSCQFNRTMLGDCSGMVDRSYGYSKAQPCVLIKLNRVIGMLPGKDGQSPYVSCGAKKEDSEKMGPLAYFPVNGTFNLMYYPYYGKKAQVNYTQPLVAVKFLNASLNTDISVECKVVSNTLLAGSERDKFAGRVSFKLRINDQ; via the exons ATGTCCGGATCAAAGGAGGAGCCGCGGCGCGCGTCCGGCGACTGGTGCCGGTTCTTCTGGGACCCGCGCACGCACGAGCTTCTGGGCCGCACGGCCACGAGCTGGG GTCTCATCCTGCTCTTCTACCTGATCTTCTACCTGTTCCTGGCTGGAATGTTTGCTTTCACCATGTACATCATGCTGCTCACCCTGGATGACTACAAGCCCACCTGGCAGGACCGGCTGGCCACCCCAG GGATGATGATCCGTCCTAAAGGAGACCAGCTGGAGATCCGGTATTCTGTGGCAGACACTGAGAGCTGGGACGGCTTCGTCCAGAACCTCAACACCTTCCTGTCTG TGTACAACGACAGCTACCAGGTGCAGCTGAACGATGACTGCCCTCCTGATCAGTATTTCATCCAGGAGGACAGTGGAGAG GTGAGGAACAATCCCAAACGGTCGTGTCAGTTCAACCGGACCATGCTGGGGGACTGTTCAGGGATGGTGGACCGTTCCTATGGGTACAGCAAAgctcagccctgcgtcctgataaAACTGAACCGG GTGATCGGGATGTTACCTGGGAAGGACGGACAGTCTCCTTATGTCAGCTGTGGAGCCAAG AAGGAGGACAGTGAAAAGATGGGACCTCTGGCTTATTTCCCTGTTAATGGAACCTTTAACCTCATGTACTACCCGTACTACGGGAAGAAGGCTCAG GTGAACTACACTCAGCCCCTGGTGGCCGTGAAGTTCCTGAACGCCTCTCTGAACACTGACATCAGCGTGGAGTGTAAGGTGGTGTCTAACACTCTGCTGGCTGGCAGTGAAAGGGACAAGTTTGCTGGACGGGTTTCCTTCAAACTGAGGATCAACGACCAATAA